The sequence AGCGGTGGTCTTCCCCACGCCACTAAACAGGGGCACATCATCTCTCCGATGCCGGGCACTCTAGCCAAGATTAAAGTGAAAGTCGGAGATTTGGTGAAGGCGGGCGATACGCTAGCGGTCGTGGAGGCGATGAAAATGGAAAACGAGGTGCTCTCCACTATAGATGGCACCGTGAAGGAGATTTATGCCGAGGAGGGGACGAGCGTCTCCAATAATGTAGCGATCATGCTTATCGGCTAATTCCATGGAAGGGGTGCTTAGCGTCAGCGAGCTAAATATCCAAGTCAAATCATTGCTGGAGGCGACTTTTCTTCAAGTCGCCGTGAGGGGTGAGGTGAGCAATCTCACCTACCACACCAGCGGCCACATCTATCTCACTCTCAAAGATTCCTCCTCTTCTATCCGTGCCGTGCTTTTTAAAGGCAATGCCTCACGCCTCAAATTTCGTCTCGAAAATGGAATGGATGTGACGCTTTATGGGGGGCTTGGGGTCTATACGCCTAGGGGTGAATATCAGATCATCGCCCAAAATGCTGAGCCAACAGGCGTGGGAAGCTTGGCTTTGGCCTTTGAACAGCTCAAAAAGGAGCTTGCCGCACTTGGCTATTTTGACCCCGCGCACAAAAAACCCCTCCCCCCCTTTCCCTCCACGATCGCCCTCCTCACCTCCGCCACAGGAGCCGCCTTGCAAGATATGCTCCGTGTGGCGACTAAGCGATGGCCTTTGGTCAAAATCATAGGGTTGAACACCTTGGTGCAGGGAGAGGGAGCCAAAGAATCGATTGCTAAAAATATCGCCTACGCCGATTCTCTTGGAGTGGATGTGATTGTGGTGGGGCGCGGAGGCGGAAGCTTGGAGGATTTGTGGGCGTTTAACGAGCGAATTGTGGCCGAGGCGATCTATCACGCCAAGACCCCGATCGTCTCGGCGGTGGGGCATGAGGTGGATGTCGTCATTA comes from Wolinella succinogenes DSM 1740 and encodes:
- the xseA gene encoding exodeoxyribonuclease VII large subunit: MEGVLSVSELNIQVKSLLEATFLQVAVRGEVSNLTYHTSGHIYLTLKDSSSSIRAVLFKGNASRLKFRLENGMDVTLYGGLGVYTPRGEYQIIAQNAEPTGVGSLALAFEQLKKELAALGYFDPAHKKPLPPFPSTIALLTSATGAALQDMLRVATKRWPLVKIIGLNTLVQGEGAKESIAKNIAYADSLGVDVIVVGRGGGSLEDLWAFNERIVAEAIYHAKTPIVSAVGHEVDVVISDFVADLRAPTPSSAMELILPDCSEWLIRLDGFLDEFRRAFNRILQKRESELKSLQDSLDRLSLAARLKERESRIKELWSSLNQAMRHQLRRQESQLEPWRGRFEGAWEMLWRFKTQEVAGYIERYKEADPLKWCHKGYAQVVSHKEVKTLEALERDEVFELLDGKWRVQAKVLEKEKMGIRDV